One region of Labrus mixtus chromosome 1, fLabMix1.1, whole genome shotgun sequence genomic DNA includes:
- the ext2 gene encoding exostosin-2, with protein MYASGKYSSRGPALIPRMKTKHRIYYITLFSVVLLGLIATGMFQFWPHSIESAADWTLDKRSVHDAPLVHLPVSSPIPERGDLSCRMHTCFDVYRCGYNPKNRIKVYIYPLQKFVDELGVPISSTGLSREYNDLLSAISDSDFYTDDVTRACLFIPSIDVLNQNSLRIRETAQALAMLPRWDKGMNHLLFNMLPGGPPDYNTALDVPRDRALLAGGGFSTWTYRQGYDVSIPVYSPLSADVELPERQPGPRRFFILSSQTAIHREYRAELERLKEENGEALLLLDKCSNLSQGAASARKRCYKGQVYDYPQILQESSFCVVLRGARLGQAALSDVLQAGCVPVVLADSYILPFSEVLDWKRASVVIPEEKLSEMYTILKSIPHRQVEEMQRQARWFWEAYFSSMKAIGLTTLQIINDRIYPYAARTYELWNNPPVVKWSSVNSPLFLPLIPPRAPGFTAVVLTYDRVESLFRVITEISKVPSLAKLLVVWNNQNKSPPEESLWPKIGVPLKVVRTKENKLSNRFFPYDEIETEAVLAIDDDIIMLTSDELQFGYEVWREFPDRLVGYPGRLHLWDHEMGKWKYESEWTNEVSMVLTGAAFYHKYFNYLYTYKMPGDIKNWVDAHMNCEDIAMNFLVANITGKAPIKVTPRKKFKCPECTAIDGLSLDQTHMVERSECINKFASVFGTMPLKVVEHRADPVLYKDDFPEKLKSFPNIGSL; from the exons ATGTATGCCTCTGGGAAATACAGCTCGCGGGGGCCTGCTCTTATCCCCCGGATGAAAACCAAGCACCGCATTTACTACATCACCCTCTTCTCCGTGGTGCTGCTTGGACTAATTGCCACCGGGATGTTTCAGTTTTGGCCCCACTCTATTGAATCCGCAGCCGACTGGACCCTCGACAAACGCAGCGTTCACGACGCCCCTTTGGTCCACCTACCTGTCTCCAGTCCCATTCCCGAGAGAGGTGACCTTAGCTGCCGCATGCACACCTGTTTTGATGTGTACAGATGTGGCTACAATCCTAAAAACAGAATCAAG GTCTACATCTACCCTCTGCAGAAGTTTGTGGATGAATTAGGGGTTCCCATCAGCAGCACGGGACTGTCAAGGGAGTACAATGACCTGCTCAGTGCTATCTCTGACAGTGACTTCTACACGGACGATGTCACCAGGGCTTGTCTTTTTATCCCCTCTATTGATGTGCTGAATCAGAACTCCCTGCGTATCAGAGAGACTGCCCAGGCTCTAGCAATGCTGCCCAG ATGGGACAAAGGGATGAATCACCTACTTTTCAATATGTTACCTGGCGGCCCTCCAGACTACAACACTGCCTTGGATGTTCCCAGAGACAG AGCACTACTGGCTGGAGGCGGTTTCTCTACATGGACCTACAGACAAGGTTATGATGTCAGCATCCCTGTTTACAGCCCCCTCTCTGCAGATGTTGAGCTGCCTGAGCGACAGCCTGG GCCAAGGCGCTTCTTCATTCTGTCTTCTCAAACCGCCATTCATCGAGAATATCGTGCTGAACTTGAGCGCTTGAAGGAAGAAAATGGAGAAGCATTGCTCCTCTTGGACAAGTGTAGCAACCTCTCTCAGGGCGCTGCCTCTGCACGAAAACGCTGCTACAAAGGGCAGGTGTATGACTACCCTCAGATCCTGCAG GAGTCGTCTTTCTGTGTCGTTTTGCGGGGGGCACGTTTAGGTCAGGCTGCCCTCAGCGATGTGCTGCAGGCTGGCTGTGTCCCTGTTGTCCTCGCTGACTCCTACATTCTGCCATTCTCTGAAGTCCTAGACTGGAAAAG ggcATCTGTGGTTATTCCAGAGGAGAAGCTATCAGAGATGTACACCATACTGAAGAGTATTCCTCACAGACAAGTTGAAGAGATGCAGAGACAG GCACGCTGGTTTTGGGAGGCCTACTTCAGCTCCATGAAGGCTATTGGCTTAACAACACTCCAGATCATCAATGACCGCATCTACCCATATGCTGCACGCACCTACGAGCTGTGGAACAATCCACCTGTAGTG AAGTGGTCCAGTGTGAACAGCCCACTGTTCTTACCGCTCATCCCACCAAGAGCACCAGGGTTCACTGCGGTGGTGCTGACGTATGATCGCGTTGAAAGTCTTTTCCGTGTAATCACAGAAATCTCCAAGGTGCCTAGCTTGGCTAAGCTTCTTGTTGTGTGGAATAACCAGAACAAGAGTCCTCCAGAGG AGTCTCTTTGGCCAAAGATTGGTGTTCCCCTCAAAGTCGTGCGGACCAAAGAGAACAAGCTGAGTAACCGCTTCTTCCCCTACGACGAGATTGAGACAGAAGCTGTGCTTGCAATcgacgatgacatcatcatgctGACATCTGATGAGCTGCAATTTGGCTatgag GTATGGAGGGAGTTCCCAGACAGACTGGTGGGCTACCCAGGCCGGCTGCACCTCTGGGACCATGAAATGGGAAAGTGGAAGTATGAGTCTGAGTGGACCAACGAGGTCTCCATGGTTCTAACAGGAGCCGCTTTTTACCACAAG TACTTCAACTATTTGTATACATACAAGATGCCAGGAGACATCAAGAACTGGGTGGACGCTCACATGAACTGTGAAGACATTGCCATGAACTTCCTGGTTGCTAACATCACAGGAAAAGCCCCCATAAAG GTGACCCCCAGGAAAAAATTCAAGTGCCCTGAGTGTACAGCTATTGATGGCCTGTCACTGGATCAGACACACATGGTGGAGAG gTCCGAGTGTATCAACAAGTTTGCCTCCGTTTTCGGTACCATGCCGCTGAAGGTGGTGGAACACCGTGCTGACCCAGTGCTCTACAAGGATGACTTCCCAGAGAAGCTCAAGAGCTTCCCCAACATCGGCAGCCTCTGA